The Caldisericota bacterium genomic interval CTGCTTTTTGTAAGTAGATACTTAAAAGGTCTCTTATATTCTTTTCGTCATCTACTACTAATATTTTTTTCATCATCTTATTATAATATTCTGATTACGATTACAAAATTATTTGTTTACCTTGCGTTTCCTGAACAATATCTTGTAGAAACTGAGATGATCAATTAGATGCATTAGAACTCCTGCAACTAATAGTAACGAGAATTCTGTGTGTAAAACGGTTGGTAGGGTAGTTCTCTCAAAGACAAGAAGAGCCCCTGTTACTCCAGAAACCAAGAATGCAATAAGCAAGAATACATCTATACTCATCATCACAAAGAGTTTTGTTAATTTCTTTTTATACTTGAGTATTTCTAGTACTGCAAAACAAATAAGAGCGAAAATAAAACTCCAGATGTACAGAGGTCTTTTTTCTTCCCTGATTTCTTCTAAATTTTTTCCTTTTCCACTCCCATATGTACCGCTTTTATAGGCGACTGTGCTAAATTCTTCACTATTGTCAGCTTGTTTTATGGACGCTAATTCATTTGTTGAATTTCCATATGCAATATTTGTTGTATCGTTACCCAGAGCGCTATTCAAATTAAAATTGGTTGTCATTCCAAACATCACTACTGCGACAACTATCAGAATAGTGATACTAATTTTCTTTTTCATTTATTAACCTCCTATTTGTTAATTGATCTTATTATAATAAGTAAATGTGAAGAAATTGTGAAATTGATATATTTTTCGTATATAAAATGTTGAGATTTGACAGTGTGAGATTATGAGGTAAAATTAACAACGAGGGAGAAGTTATGTGTAGGGATGATATACGACAAATGTTTTTTTAGATTGGAGAAGAGGCAATGAATAGTGGCCTATATATTGCTTTAATCCTTGTTTCTTATTTAATTGGTGCTGTTAACTTTGCCATAATATTTACTTCTGTGAAGCTTAACATTGATATAAGAAATCTTGGTGACCACAATCCGGGCGCAACAAATGTTTATTTCAATGTCGATAAAAGGCTTGGTGTTTTAGTTGGCATTTTAGATGGCTTAAAGGGTTTTATCCCTCTTGTTTTTGCAAGAAGGATTGGTGCTCCAAGTGTCATTCTTCTTATTATTGGTGCAGCTGCTATTTTGGGTCATGATTATCCGGTTTTTTATCATTTCAATGGAGGTAGTGGAATTTCTACCACAGCAGGTGTTGCATTGTTTTTTGCACCGAAAGAATCTCTTATGATATTGCTTTTTGCTGCTGTAATTATCTATTCTCTTCATTTTCTAAAAAATAAGAGAACTGGCAGTTTTTCTCTCCTGGAGATAGGGGAAGCCATTGTCTACATATGCTTCCTTTTATGCATATTCGCTCCAAATATACTTAATCTAACTAAAATGTTTTACTTTTTAGCGGTTTTAATTGTTGTAATAAGAAGATTTGATAAGGTAAAACAGTTGTTAAGTCGAGACAATATAGATTATAACCAGGAACAATCTATTTAATAAAAGAATCCGTTTGATTTTTAATTGATATGATTCTTTTTTGAGTTTTCATCTACTGTCGTTTGTTTTTCTAGTTTTTTCTTTCGTTGACGAAATGCTACTTTTTGCTATTATTTATAAGAGATACTAAATGATTGTGAGGAGGATTATGTGATTCCGGCAAATGATTTAAGAACGGGAGTAACATTTGAGATGGACGGAGGGATTTATGTGGTTATTTCTTTCCAGCATATAAAACCAGGGAAAGGTTCTCCTTTTGTTCGAGTGAAGATTAAGAATTTGGATACGGGTAACATTGTAGAGAGTACGTTTAGGCCAGAAGAAAAATTTAAAAAAGCTTTTCTTGAGAGGAAAAAAATGCAATATCTTTATAGAGAAGGGAAGAATTATGTATTTATGGATCTTGAAACATACGATCAGGTATCGATTTCCCCGGATAATGTAGGTGATGCTGCAAACTTTCTTAAAGATAATTTAGAGTTAACGATAGTATTTTATAAAGATAGACTGGTGTCTGTTGATCTCCCTACATTTGTTGAGCTTAAAGTAACTCACGCTGAGCCTAGCGTGAGAGGAGATACAGCTACTGCCGCAATGCGACAAGTTGTTCTAGAGTCGGGGTATAAGTTAAATGTTCCCTTATTTGTTAATGAGGGAGACTTAATAAAGGTGGATACTCGAACAGGTGAGTATCTCGAAAGGGTGAATAAATGAGCAAAATTATTATTACAGATGAAGCGATTGAAGCTATCATTCTTAATGCCACGCTGAGCGTGGACGGTGTATTAGATTCCTGGAAAGGCATGGAGGAATATATTCCCTATCTTAATAAAGACAAGAAACATTCTCATGGCATTGATTTTGTTTTAGAAAAAGATGTGATAAAGGTAAACATATTTATTACTGTAGCGTATGGAGTAGATTTAAGAAAAGTTGGAAAGGAGGTTATGGATAAGGTAAAAGCACAGATTGAAAACATGACTCCATATAAATTATCTACGATAGTCGTTTTTATTGAAGATATTAAGTATGAAGAACAGGAGTAAAGCGCGCGAGATAGCATTCAAAGTGTTTTTTGCAGTTGACAGAGGAGGAAGTAGCATTCCAGATGCGTTTTCCTTGTTTCAATATGAACCGCCCGTTGTGTTAGAGTATTCTCTTCGCTTAGTGAATGGTGCACTCAAGCATCTAGATGTGATTGATAAAATTATAGAAGGTAGTTTGAAAAATTGGGAATTTGATAGAATATCTGTGCCCGATAAAGAAATTTTGAGGCTTGCACTTTTTGAGATAGATTATGTCGATGAAGTTGATGAAGGAGTGGTTGTATATGAAGCTGTTGAGATTGCAAAAAAGTACGGCGCGGATAAATCTTCTAATTTTGTCAATGGTATACTCCGTGAGATATTAAGAGGCAGAAAGAATGAGCCCAAAGAGACTTGAGGCGCGGGTGTCTGGTTTTGTGCAAGGAGTTGGTTTTCGATATTTTGTAAAAAGAAATGCAGATATACTAAATCTTGTTGGATATACTGAGAATCTGCACGATGGTTCTGTCCACATAATGGCTGAGGGAGAAGAAAAAGACCTTGTTAAATTTCTTGATGTATTAAGAAAAGGTAATTCGTTTTCCCTTGTAAAAAATGTGGATTATAGTTTTTCTGAACCTTTGGGAGAATTTTCAGCATTTAAAATATATTAGGAGGATGCTATGAATTTAGAAGAGTATCTTAAAGAAAAAAGAGAATTTATTGACTCAGCGATTGCTGCTATGGTTGAACCGTTGAAAGGTAGCTCTGTGTTATATGCTGCTGCGTCTTATAGTTTAATACCAGGTGGAAAAAGATTGAGACCTATCCTTATGCTTTCCACTTATAATGCCATCAAAGATGAAGAAAAGCCTATCATTCCTTTTGCATGTGCTATTGAAATGGTGCATACATACTCATTGATTCACGATGACCTTCCTATTGTAGATAATAGCGACTTGCGTAGAGGTAGGTCAACTACTCATAAAGTGTATGGTAGTGATATGGCGCTTCTTGCTGGTGATGCGCTTCTGTCATTTGCTTTTGAGATTATTTCTAACCGATTACATCTGGAAAAATTTAGAGAAAGCGCTCTTTTAGCAGTTATACATGAATTTGGAGTTGCAACAGGCATACGAGGATTAGTCGGTGGGCAGGTGATGGATATAGTGTCAAGCAATATGGGCAGCATTGATAAAGAGACAATACTTTATATCGAGGAGAAGAAAACAGCTTCTCTCATTTCGCTTGCATTAAGGACGGCAGGTATTCTTGGCGAAGTAGGTGAAGAAGAACTTAAGGCTCTTACCGATTTCAGCTTAGAATTTGGAGTGAGTTATCAA includes:
- a CDS encoding glycerol-3-phosphate acyltransferase, which codes for MNSGLYIALILVSYLIGAVNFAIIFTSVKLNIDIRNLGDHNPGATNVYFNVDKRLGVLVGILDGLKGFIPLVFARRIGAPSVILLIIGAAAILGHDYPVFYHFNGGSGISTTAGVALFFAPKESLMILLFAAVIIYSLHFLKNKRTGSFSLLEIGEAIVYICFLLCIFAPNILNLTKMFYFLAVLIVVIRRFDKVKQLLSRDNIDYNQEQSI
- the efp gene encoding elongation factor P, giving the protein MIPANDLRTGVTFEMDGGIYVVISFQHIKPGKGSPFVRVKIKNLDTGNIVESTFRPEEKFKKAFLERKKMQYLYREGKNYVFMDLETYDQVSISPDNVGDAANFLKDNLELTIVFYKDRLVSVDLPTFVELKVTHAEPSVRGDTATAAMRQVVLESGYKLNVPLFVNEGDLIKVDTRTGEYLERVNK
- a CDS encoding Asp23/Gls24 family envelope stress response protein, translated to MSKIIITDEAIEAIILNATLSVDGVLDSWKGMEEYIPYLNKDKKHSHGIDFVLEKDVIKVNIFITVAYGVDLRKVGKEVMDKVKAQIENMTPYKLSTIVVFIEDIKYEEQE
- the nusB gene encoding transcription antitermination factor NusB, with protein sequence MKNRSKAREIAFKVFFAVDRGGSSIPDAFSLFQYEPPVVLEYSLRLVNGALKHLDVIDKIIEGSLKNWEFDRISVPDKEILRLALFEIDYVDEVDEGVVVYEAVEIAKKYGADKSSNFVNGILREILRGRKNEPKET
- a CDS encoding acylphosphatase is translated as MSPKRLEARVSGFVQGVGFRYFVKRNADILNLVGYTENLHDGSVHIMAEGEEKDLVKFLDVLRKGNSFSLVKNVDYSFSEPLGEFSAFKIY
- a CDS encoding farnesyl diphosphate synthase, whose translation is MNLEEYLKEKREFIDSAIAAMVEPLKGSSVLYAAASYSLIPGGKRLRPILMLSTYNAIKDEEKPIIPFACAIEMVHTYSLIHDDLPIVDNSDLRRGRSTTHKVYGSDMALLAGDALLSFAFEIISNRLHLEKFRESALLAVIHEFGVATGIRGLVGGQVMDIVSSNMGSIDKETILYIEEKKTASLISLALRTAGILGEVGEEELKALTDFSLEFGVSYQIIDDVLDVISSTEVLGKDAGQDKKNKRATFVALYGVEEATKMANEFVQKGISFLTPFGEKYKILADIAEYTLQRIK